ACTGAACCGGCAAAGCCTTCTAGAAGCGGCTTCTATTTATATGATTCAGACAGTCGACCAAAGTTGTTGTTTTTGGTCTTCGGCCGCCGTCGGAACGCGGCTATCTCAAGTATAGAAGACCCTACGGAGTAGTTTTATGAGGCGAATGACTCCGCCGTGCGTATGCGCAATTCAGTCATTTTCTGCATCTTTGGCCGCTTGGCGAATGTCGTCGTTTCTTTCCAGGTTCAGACCACTGGGCACGTATGGCGTTCCAAATGTCGGCGGCGTACTCTCCGATCGTTCGATCACTCGAGAACCTGCGTGAGCCCGCGACATTCAGAATGGCTTTGTCTATATGGTGGATGGTGGGATTATCCTTATCAAACGTCTTCGGGACTTCACGAGTCAGTCCGGTATCTCTGGAATCGGTTGTTCGTACCAATTGGAAAAGCAGGAGAACATTGTGATTCCTTGGGGGCTGACCATCAGGTTCTTGAAGCATCTGGCGGTCGGCCTTTGGCTGTTCTCGCCTCTGTTGTTGACCTTGATGCTGGTAATCATGCTGCTTGGATACCTTGCCGGTAAGCAGGAGGGCTGGTCGCGCTTCGACAGCTTCTATTGGGCATTCGTCACAGCAACGACAGTCGGTTACGGTGACTTCCGTCCAACCAAGAGACGATCAAAGCTTATAGCCATTCTCACAGCCGTGCTGGGATTGCTGACTATGGGCATCATCATCGCATTGGGAGTGCATGCCGCGACAAAGGCTTTTGATAGAACCTGAGGTCCTGGACGGTCTGCGCCTCTCGGAGAACGCATCGCCGCAAAACGTCGATATGTACGGATTAGCAGGCCGACTTCTGATGACCGCTTCGGATATTTTAAAGAAGTGAGGCGGATTGTCGGAGTGATATGGAAACCAGCGGCGTTGCGGGTTCTCCTGTACGACTGTGGGTAAAAGCGATTCTTGCTTTTGCGGTTTTCTGTTCCGTGTGGAAGTTCTGCCCGTAAAGCGATTGATACTGTCTCACCGAATGCTGCGGACTTTGGGAAGAGACGATGAGACACAAGCGGAGATAAGACGCAGCTACTGGTCCGATCGTATTCGCCAACGATCTCGTCTTCCTCTGCAGTGA
This Tunturibacter gelidoferens DNA region includes the following protein-coding sequences:
- a CDS encoding glycogen/starch/alpha-glucan phosphorylase; this encodes MVRTTDSRDTGLTREVPKTFDKDNPTIHHIDKAILNVAGSRRFSSDRTIGEYAADIWNAIRAQWSEPGKKRRHSPSGQRCRK
- a CDS encoding potassium channel family protein; translated protein: MVDGGIILIKRLRDFTSQSGISGIGCSYQLEKQENIVIPWGLTIRFLKHLAVGLWLFSPLLLTLMLVIMLLGYLAGKQEGWSRFDSFYWAFVTATTVGYGDFRPTKRRSKLIAILTAVLGLLTMGIIIALGVHAATKAFDRT